The sequence GCAAATCCAGCCGTCAAAAACGAGAGCTATCATATCATAAAGCTCTAGCATGTATTTTGGGTTGAATCCCCAGCCCAGCCCCCAAATTGGTTTGTGCTGCAACTCATAATCACCTTCAAAGTCATGGTTTCAGTGTAAAGCTTGGATCTTTACTATGAATTCAATCAATTGCTATGTAAAGATTGGATTTTTACTATGAATTCAATCAATTGCTATGTAAAGATTGGATTTTTACTATGAATTCAATCAATTGCTATGTAAAGGTTGGATCTTTACTATGAATTCAACCAATTGCTTTGTAAAGGTTGGATCTTTACTATGAATTCAACCAATTGATGGGTAAAGGTGGGATCTTTACTGTGAATTCTATCAATTACTATCAAATAGTGTATCAAGAATCAACCAGCTTCCTTCTTATCAACAATTCAAGCAATTCTCATGTAAAGGTGGAATCTTTACTCTTTCTTTCTTTGTGCTTTATATCTTTAAGTTTTTATGCAAATCTGTGTTTTGATTATAATTTAATTGCttcttgtgtgtgtgtgtgtgttttgatttcaatttgATTGCTTATTctgtgtgtttgtgtgttttgattataatttaattgcttcttttgtgtgtgtgtgttttgattttaatttgattgcttctctgtgtgtttgtgtgttttgATTTTAGTTTGATTGCTTCTTctgtgtgtttgtgtgttttgatttatataattttatttgcttcttttgtgtgtgtgtgttttaatTTCGATTCTAATTTGATTGCTTCTTCTGCTTTGATTGCTTCTTCTGCGTGTTTGTGTGTTTTGATTATAATTTAATTGCTtcgtttgtgtgtgtgtgttttgattttgattttgattttgatttgatTGTTTCTTCttctgtgtgtgtgtgtttgattGCTTGTACGGAGAGACTATTTTTAGTGTAAAGGTGGGATCTTTAACTATGAATTGAGCAATTTCTTTGTAAAGGTAGGCTCTTTACTATAAATTCAAGTAATTGCTTTCATTCAGTTCATCAAGAATCAGCCTCTCCCGTCTTATGCCATCACCCAATCATCTTATGCCACCACCCAATCATCTTATGCCACCACCCAATCATTTATTTTGAAAGAAATCGATGTTTTGATGACTTTAAGCTGCAAAGTTTCgatctttcttcttttttcttgtcaagaatttttgtttttaatctttcttcatttttcttgtcaAGAATTTTTCTTTTCTATCTTTGTGCTTATACTTTTAAGTGTCTGCAATCTATGAGTGGATGTGTTTTTTCAATTGTTTAGTTATGTCTCTACTATGAAAAGATTGGATACTTTTTCTTGTTATTTGTGTATATATGTTTTCCATTGCATATTAATGAGTACATGTTAATTTTAACCATTAATAAGGTGCAAGAAAATACATCGACATTACTTCTACAGTCCTTGCAGTTGGTATTACTACTATAAGTTAAATATTTGCATGTTATTTACTGGACAGGGAAAAACAAGTACAAGTACAAGTGTATATGGTAGCTCTGCTGATACTAGGTGTCTTTGTGCCTGAACCATATATAATATCTGCACATGCAGTTGGACTTGTATAGCAATTGACAAAGAATGCGTTGACGTATTCACTTCCTGCACTTCCAATTCTACCCACTTGAGAAAGTTTCCCAGAAGTCTTATGCAACAAATATGTTATCTGTTTGCAAACTAGAATATCCCCATGATGAGTAGCAGCTGTTTGAAATTGTTAACATGTAATCAAATGAAAATGTGGTTCAATTAAGTTAAAATTTAAGCTGGAGACATATAAGTTGAAGAAGTGATCACTGACCAAAATCAAGCATCACATATTGATCTAATGATATTAATTTCTGTGTCAGGGAAGGACAGGTTTGTTGTACTATGTATGGAGTATTCAGGATCACATCTCCTCCTTGGCTACAGACCCAGGATCTACTAAATCTTCTAGAGCAGGGGGCATCAAGACCTCTAAAGCTGATGGAAGTGATGACTCGCCAGCATCTAGCCCTTCCGTACAAGCACGTGGGACTTTCCAAGGGCATGAAAATACTGTTGAAGATGTGCAGTTTTGACCCTCAAGGTAGCTGGGGAATGCACCCTCTAAGATGCATCAGTTCTGTTTTTTTCACTGAATATACCGCTTATTTCATATATTATAGAAGATTGTATATGTTAGTAGAATGATTTGTTCTCTTATGGTGATCAAGAGTAAAAATAGTAGTATATTAGTGTAGCAAGGGCCATTGCGAAGGTAATATAACATGTTGCTTTGTCTATCCTCTCTGTAGCAGTAAACCTGCCATTAAGCTATCTTCCTTGTGCTTtcttaatcacattcaatccttTCATTGTGAAGTGCACAGGAGTTTTGCAGTGTAGAGGATGATTCCTGCCTTATATTGTGGGATTGGCAGAAGTGGTTTTACTCCAACCGTCAAGGTTAAGTTCACCTTACTGTTTTATTCTGTTGACTGTCGAGGACCATAAGTTTTGTGTAAACCAAACTATTTTGGTTGTCTAATTTAAGGTAACAGTTAGATTTTTTTGTCCAATTTTTTTTTGATGTGTGATAGGAATTAGTTTCACCCCTAAACTGAAAAGTTGTACATGCAGATGTTGTAGGCTTGTAGCATCTGCTGTTTATTTCAAAAAGACAGCCTTCATCTGCCATCATCATATATCCAaactttttaattttttgtaGTCAAAGCTGGGAGTTCATGTAATGTATCTGTAAATGTGTTAATGTATATCTCTTGTATATGTATTTGCCACCTTTAATTGTTTTTGCCCTATCCTTAGTTCATTACCAGTTTGTATTAATAGGTATGTTAATGGAGTTGAAAATGTTTGGTTCAGATGATTAAGTGTAAAGCAAAGACCATGTGCATTAGATAAGCATGTCGAGGAGGGAGAACGAGAAACTAGaaagtcaaagttgtgaaagacCAGaaagtcaaagttgtgaaagacCAGAAACGATAATAAATCTATCATAGGATATTACTGTTAGAGGCTATCTGAGCATTTTTAATACTATTTTACGTAATTATGGGTGTAGTTAGGGACTTGTGCACTAAATGATCTCATGACAGTTGACATCCTACCCATCAGCTTTTACTACGAGGTATTATGTTGCATGAAGCTTAGAGAATCTGAATTCGTTTATTTTATAGGTTGAAAAAGCTCACGATGCGGATCTTCACTGTGTGGATTGGAATCCTCATGATGTAAATTTTATACTGACCGGGTATGTATATATTGTCAAGCTTTCTGTGTGTTCCGGTCATCGTTGTCCAAATTGTTAGTTCACATTTCTGCATAAGTTGTATTTTAAAAGTGTATGATTTTCAGATTTTCCATTCCAGTGATTAGAGCTTAGTGACTCTCGTATTTTTTTTCTTCTCTTGGAGTATTGTTATTAATCATTTCTTTGGCTCTCAAGGTCTGCTGATAATTCTGTTGGCATATTTGACCGCCGTAACTTCACTTCGGGGCCTGTACACATATTTCCGGGTCACAGTGAAGCTGTCCTTTGTGTTCAGGCATGTATATATATTAGCTCCTGAATCTTGTGAGTGAAAATTAATTATATTTACCAAGCTGTTGATGATCTTATGAACAAAAAACTTTCATATTCAGTGGTCTCCAGATAGGGCATCTGTCTTTGGAAGTTCTGCAGAGGATGGCGTTCTGAACATTTGGGATCATAAGCTGGTGTGAATGAAAACCTCTGATGCTTTTAttaattttgataatgtttctgTCATCATacagaaaatttttaaaattttttatcaGAAAAAGAAATCCTCCACCCCCCCCCCCCCAACATACACCACACACACAAAAGGGTAATAAGATAAAGAAAAGTGAGGTTGCAGGAAATGGTTTAAAAGGTAATATTCAGACTGAAATGGATACAAGGTAGGACATAGTACAATCTCAGGTGTCATTTTAAGAATAGCAAggatttgaatattcaattagaTTTGCAAATATTACATCTTGTTTTCAATGACAGTAATATTGAGCTAGCTGATGACATATTTCTATGTTCATAAACTTTGTATTTGATACCTCATTAGAACCTTCCATGTACTGAAAACCATCAACGAGAATTGATGTCATTAATGCATGAAATATGTTTAGATTCAATTATATATTATGCAGAGAATTCATAGATATCATACCTTTTGTTTGGTTGATAAAACTATTATATTTACTGAGACCCTAATTATAGTAGCAAGGACAACCTTAACGAATTCAACAAGAGTACTTAGATTGTACTGTGTATTCTGTAGTCCATACTCATGTTTCATAAACGTCCAAGAACTTGGTTATATTGTTCTTTCTGTTGTATCTACTATTTGGTTATATTAATAAGACTTGTTATATGAGCATATATACTAGATTCACTAATTATTTGAAAATTATATAATCGATTATTGATGTATATGAGATGTAGATGTAATTTgcaaataaaatattgatatatacatttatatcaatatatacatatatatcaatatatatatatatggagagagagagggagagaattTATAGTTTGTGTGATAAGCTGGATCTAGTGTGGCTTAAACCTAAGTGCTGGTGGTTCAGCTCTTGGATCATCACAGCCTTCGTGTAGGCCATGGGAAAGGGGTGATTTACTATGGCGGTTATCAACTTTCAATCCCTTAAACTGGTCCGGAAAGCCTAAGGTTTGTCTTCTCTTATTTTGGTCCACATTCTTGACATGTATCTGTTTTTTAAACTTCGTAGAGTGCATTCTTTGTGATTTTCTTCCCCAATTTATTGTTAGTCACTTAAGTAGTGATGTTTTGGAATACATGGATCTAGATGTGATATTTTCTTTGTGGGATCATAATAAGTATTGCAATCTCTCAAACATTTAGTTTCTGAAGCTTCTCCGGGCTTCACCAACTACGCATGCTTGTAGACTTatagtttaatttttttaattcacTAGTTTTATCAAGTGGTACAAGTATTTCTGGTATTCACTTCTGGGCTGTACTCATGTTAAGTATTTAAATGCAGAGCGATAAATTATCATTGATAATTACCTGTCTGTATTGATTTATAGAAGTGGATTCTTCGTTTGTTCTAAATTTTGTAGTTTAGCAATGCCCAAGAGGAGCTGGGGATTGCTGGAGGCTAATTATTAGACTGGTCGTAGATCTTTGCCAAGCTTATATTAATCAATGTTTAGCTCTCGGCAAATGCACGATAAAATTTGTTACTGCAATATATagattaaaaatataattaaccAACAATTATTGGCCATGAAATAGTCAGAAGTATATCAGCATTAATGCTTAAAGCAGAGGTGTTTCTAACACTAGAATCAGTCATATACTCATATAGGATAACTCAGGTCCTGTGTTAGTTTGCATCCCACCTTCTCATCCTCCTTGAGCAGCTCTTCAAACTTGTCTCTTTTTATTAAGGACAAATGTTATCATAGATATTTGCAGATTTCCTTCAGTCCAATCCTAAAAGGAATAGGTACTCGATGTAGAATATGGCCTTTCATCTTGTCATATTTTTAAATTCTGTAATTTGTCCTAAACCATCTTATTATGATAATTTAGGCTGCCAGTTCACTGGCTTGTGCCAGAAGAGGTTGGGTAAATGTTGGTTTTGATAAAATCGAGTGCGAGTCTTGCAGTGCAAACTTGAAATTTAGTGCATTGGCCACCTGGATGTCTACACGGTGAGTTTCTTCCAACTCTCTATATCTGTTTTTCGATATTAtgattattattgttgttatttgCATTTGTTTTTTGTTGCATCCCTCCCCAATACTCGTTTAACAAACTCTTTACTGTATACCCTAATCGTCAAGTCATTTATGGATGTATTAAATATCTTCTATCAATTCACACATAACATTTTTCCAAGTCATAATAATTCAATAATAGGAAGTCATAATATCTTCTAAATTgcaaactgaggaaaatattttcaaacttcACAAATAAGCTTATACCTAGTTAGACTTATCACGACAAGCTTCAATGGTATTATGTGGTAATTAGAAGTTGAATTGGAATAAACCTGACGGGCTACTTTACAGAGTGatatttaattttaggaattaGTTTGAAATAGTTGATTTATGTACTGTGGTGCAATGATTCAAAAAGCTGTTTAGAGAATTGTTATGATTGAAGAGTGTTACCAGAAGCACTGTCCAAAATTATAGGTTCTCTGATTTGGATTCTTAACAAGTTTTCAGACAGTTTATTAGGCTACTAAATCAAAAAAACTGAGTGGAACATTTACCCTTCCATGTGTTTATTCCTTAATGGCCGTCATCCTTTGCGCATTTAACTGTAAATATTTTTTGTCAGTTAGTTTTTCTCTTGCACGATCAAATCCTGGTCTACCTTCTGTTCATTGTCTAGGCTGTAGAACTGCTGCACTATGCATCCTTTTTTCCGCGGTGTTTATATTACATCTCTTGTATATTTCCCTTTGATAGCTGAAAGTGCTGGGGAAGAATTTGCTAAACAGCTTGATGGGGGACAGAATAAATTGCCCCTGGAGAGGGAACAGCTGTGCTGAGAGCTTGGTCCAGTTCCCTCCTACTCCTTCAGCTTTGATTGGCGGTTATAAGGATCGCTATGATGGGCTTCTCCAGTTTCTTTCCCTCCCGATTGTTGCTGCATCTGCCATAGAACAGATGAAAGCTTCTCGAAATTTGGAACTTGAACGATTTGTGGATCAGTTGCAGGATTTTACAGTTGGGATTCTGGTCTAAAGGCAGACACAATACCACAAACGGAGACTAACAGAGAAGAGGTTTCCTGTGTATATACTTGTGTAAGATTTACATATGACAATGGATTAGGCTTTTGACTTCATATCTTTGTTGTTCTGTTAACGAACATTCTTTGCCTTTTCTTGTTTTTAGGCCCGGAAACTCGTAAGCTTGTGTGGATGGGAGCCAATGTTGCTTCCTAACATTCAAGACTGTGAAGAACACTCTGCTCAATCAGCTAGGAATGAATACTCCATAAATCATAAAGATTCTGGTAATCCGAATGATTGTGGGCTAGGGAAAAAAGCACTGTGTTCTTCATTGTGAAGGTCTGACCTTTACAATGAGTTCATAGTTACGTCTGACCTTTACAATGAGCTTAAGGGCTTTGTATCAACAATTGCATCAAGAATCTTCCGTATATATGTCAAACTACCAGCTAACTCTTGATTTTGAAAGGAATCGATGTTCCCTATGTAATTGACTTCTATCTCTTTACTCTTATATTTTTGTTAttgatatttttaattttttgtttgTTTTGCAGTGTGTATGAGCAAAGAGTCTCATTTACAATACCAAGGCTGGTTCATTTTTATCTATTTACTATGTTTATCAACTTAATCTGGGTTCATAAATTCATATGgtaaactatgttaaaagtcagACCTTAATGAATTTTGTATGTATTTACCAATTAATGCATCAAGAATCAACTCTATCCATCTTATACTGGCTGTTACCTGATTAGGCATATATGCTAATATCGGTTTGCGCTCGCATAGCAAGGAAGAAAGTTTGACCTTTTTTGTTGTTTCAGGTCATTCTCTCTTAATTTCCGGAAAGGCTTGTTTTTTGGCTGATGTGGTATGCAGAGACACTTTTCAGTGTAAAGGTGGGGATCTTTACCTATGAATGCAAGCAGTTGCTCTGTAAAGGTTGGACTTTACTATTAATTCAATTAATTGCTAGCAATTAGCCTATCAAGAATCAACCTCTTCCTTCTTATACCGCCACCTAATCATATATATATTCAGACTTTGGCAGGAGTGCTGGTGGTCCTTTTATTGCTACAAGTTGTGATTATGATGCTCCTCGATGAATATGGTAATTGGTAAGAACAGCAGAACATCTATCAAACCACGACAAAAATTCTTTTGCTAAAGTTTTCAATAACATGCACTACATTTTACCTCGTTGGTCTATTAGCGCCCTTCTTGACTGCAAGACCACAGTTAATAATAGCGTAAGGGTGAGAGCAGCATCTGTTTTATTACATAACATGCAAGCTGTTCACAAACCCGAACAGCTGGGTAAAAATACTTCGCTTTCTTCTCAATTGTTCTGGTTTTTGCCAGCAGGTCCGTCGCCAGAGGGAGCACCATCCCCGCCTTTTTTATTGGACAGCAGCTTCGCCACAATCAGAAGAACTGCTAACCCCAGGAGGTAAGCACGATACTTCACTGCAGTGTTCTTTAACTTCAAAAAATCTGTCCAGAAAAGGTGTTACAGATTAAAATTAAATACTACAGCATTAAATATTAGAATTAAGACTAATTAAGGGGTACTCACTTTCTTTTTTTGTTTGCACAAATGTTATTATTCCGAAAACGAAGTTAAGGAAAATGGGAAAAGCCTCGACGCttttaaaaagtttgttgaactTTTCAATTTCGCCAAACTCTTCGTTGACAGCTTTTATCCACGTCATAACCTTGTTTTTTGGTTTTGCTTCCGGCGGATGGGTACAGCCGGAAGGTGCAGCCCCTGATGGAGGAGGGGCAGGGGCTGCCAAACAGGTGATACGCTTCTTTAGCTTTAATAATGGAAAACCTGAAATGAAATATGGGAATACTAAATAGATATACAGAATTGATAGAAGATCAAGATGTATTGCTGTCAGGATCTGCACTATATCAGTATACTGTGTTGGTAGCAATGTGGTTGTGTTAGTATAGTGTGTTAGTAGTGGAAGGGGTAGAATGGTCTTTGTGATGTGTTTTAAGTCTAGACCAGTATAAATAGAGTATGAGGATCTGTAATTCAGTATGTATGAACAAATATCAGAAAATGGAATATTATTTCCACCAAGTCTTCTCTCTCTCCAGAATCTGTTATTTCTTTCTCTCCTTAAAACTGATCTCTCAGGATCATTTCTATCTCTGAATCTATCAATCCCTTGTTTCTCTTCTAATCTAGCTCTATTTCATTGATTCTATCCTTGCTTTACTGTTTTACTTGCTTATAAACCTAGAAAATCACAAAAGCATTCAAAAACTAGAAAATTATTACTTGTCAAGGCATGACAATTGCAAAGAAGCGGCTTATACATTTCTACACTACCTGCCTTTCTACATTAGGCACCCAGGTATTATTCTGTGTACTCCAGAATTTGATGAATGAGAAACTGATAAACTACAATTATTTCTGGCTTATATGCTTGCGGACTGTAGGCTGGTGTACAAGCAGGCCACTCACTTAAATTACATCAATACACAGATCATATATTGGCACTATGGTTATTCTGCAAGTAATTGTCTGCGTTTTCATattattcttttttattttctttcagCGTCTGCAATCGATGCCTTCAGACTATGCTCAAGGGTTACGCCTTTACATCTCCATTTAACCAAGTTAATGTTGGGCCTATATTATCATACGACAACATTTCAGAAAGTGGCTGAGAGCCCTCACTGCTCAGGCACAACGATCTGTAACAGATATATTGACAGATAAATTGACAAAGCTGTGTGTGTGTGATTAGGGTTTATATGTACGGAAGGGTTTATAAATGTACTGAAGAATGCAAATGCTTTATTAAACCCTGAAATCAAATATTAATgctgtatgtatgtatatatattacaGAAACCCACAAATCAAACAGTATCAAACATCCAATCAACAAACAAACGATGACAGAGAAGTTAAATAATACACGCTACGGTTCAAATGGAATGAAATCATACCAGTAACTGGGGCCCGCTGGTATGAG is a genomic window of Apium graveolens cultivar Ventura unplaced genomic scaffold, ASM990537v1 ctg4473, whole genome shotgun sequence containing:
- the LOC141701956 gene encoding WD-40 repeat-containing protein MSI5-like isoform X8, with amino-acid sequence MIPALYCGIGRSGFTPTVKVEKAHDADLHCVDWNPHDVNFILTGSADNSVGIFDRRNFTSGPVHIFPGHSEAVLCVQWSPDRASVFGSSAEDGVLNIWDHKLLLDHHSLRVGHGKGVIYYGGYQLSIP
- the LOC141701956 gene encoding WD-40 repeat-containing protein MSI5-like isoform X1, encoding MIPALYCGIGRSGFTPTVKVEKAHDADLHCVDWNPHDVNFILTGSADNSVGIFDRRNFTSGPVHIFPGHSEAVLCVQWSPDRASVFGSSAEDGVLNIWDHKLAASSLACARRGWVNVGFDKIECESCSANLKFSALATWMSTR
- the LOC141701956 gene encoding uncharacterized protein LOC141701956 isoform X2, translating into MWYAETLFSVKTLAGVLVVLLLLQVVIMMLLDEYGNCALLDCKTTVNNSVRQVRRQREHHPRLFYWTAASPQSEELLTPGASAIDAFRLCSRVTPLHLHLTKLMLGLYYHTTTFQKVAESPHCSGTTICNRYIDR
- the LOC141701956 gene encoding uncharacterized protein LOC141701956 isoform X3, with protein sequence MWYAETLFSVKTLAGVLVVLLLLQVVIMMLLDEYGNCALLDCKTTVNNSVRVRRQREHHPRLFYWTAASPQSEELLTPGASAIDAFRLCSRVTPLHLHLTKLMLGLYYHTTTFQKVAESPHCSGTTICNRYIDR
- the LOC141701956 gene encoding uncharacterized protein LOC141701956 isoform X6, producing MWYAETLFSVKTLAGVLVVLLLLQVVIMMLLDEYGNCALLDCKTTVNNSVRRQREHHPRLFYWTAASPQSEELLTPGASAIDAFRLCSRVTPLHLHLTKLMLGLYYHTTTFQKVAESPHCSGTTICNRYIDR
- the LOC141701956 gene encoding uncharacterized protein LOC141701956 isoform X4, with amino-acid sequence MNASSCSVKTLAGVLVVLLLLQVVIMMLLDEYGNCALLDCKTTVNNSVRQVRRQREHHPRLFYWTAASPQSEELLTPGASAIDAFRLCSRVTPLHLHLTKLMLGLYYHTTTFQKVAESPHCSGTTICNRYIDR
- the LOC141701956 gene encoding uncharacterized protein LOC141701956 isoform X7, translated to MNASSCSVKTLAGVLVVLLLLQVVIMMLLDEYGNCALLDCKTTVNNSVRRQREHHPRLFYWTAASPQSEELLTPGASAIDAFRLCSRVTPLHLHLTKLMLGLYYHTTTFQKVAESPHCSGTTICNRYIDR
- the LOC141701956 gene encoding uncharacterized protein LOC141701956 isoform X5 gives rise to the protein MNASSCSVKTLAGVLVVLLLLQVVIMMLLDEYGNCALLDCKTTVNNSVRVRRQREHHPRLFYWTAASPQSEELLTPGASAIDAFRLCSRVTPLHLHLTKLMLGLYYHTTTFQKVAESPHCSGTTICNRYIDR